One Algibacter sp. L3A6 genomic region harbors:
- a CDS encoding right-handed parallel beta-helix repeat-containing protein yields MKQLKFINIAVVLMLVCTQFSWAQNTGKAIENRLQLNQIKVSSLSELRLAVQESNQHIILKPGKYIITDLPIESRSFSCSGSNNIIELSAVYINFPVGTCKDAHFDITGSNNILRGGDFEDTYQNGMEKVTDFGSYNQNRKTLAKGLKGGANIRVSGNNNTVEGIKLTVRGSFPYGYGNMYGIGRGNATGLDKRCALLITGVGNTVDNSEFQHRAFGHVIYMQKNADKTLIKNTYIEGDVRPSNDAYTETNDGDLPKRFNYKMPLGEMQGLPIPRDVMFNLTEDGIRAYNIPGSVTVENCVVKKCRGGIKLYMAKGKVTVKNSTVLDCVVEGYSLNNGGEMINCKGNAAYGPLLYMHFDKVSNQNIDLTVLPAPHAVGNHVFAAIKGHGHNIKLTAANPSETIDNILRPIVVGYPARFQFLTTDYPNVPKGYEENFKKHFGNKMYSATNISIKNGTNYPVVLGHLSEENQVKSSGKVTDYGTANLVKIDPVSEEKK; encoded by the coding sequence ATGAAACAACTCAAGTTTATAAATATTGCAGTAGTACTTATGTTAGTTTGTACACAGTTTAGTTGGGCTCAAAACACAGGTAAAGCCATTGAAAATAGACTTCAGTTAAATCAAATTAAAGTGTCTAGTTTATCCGAGTTGCGCTTAGCAGTTCAAGAAAGTAATCAACACATTATTCTTAAGCCAGGAAAATATATTATTACCGATTTACCCATAGAATCAAGAAGTTTCTCCTGTTCTGGTTCAAACAATATTATTGAACTGAGTGCCGTTTATATCAATTTCCCTGTCGGAACTTGTAAAGATGCGCATTTCGATATTACAGGATCGAATAATATTTTAAGAGGTGGTGATTTCGAAGATACTTACCAAAACGGTATGGAGAAAGTAACCGATTTTGGTAGCTACAATCAAAACCGAAAAACCTTAGCAAAAGGCTTAAAAGGTGGTGCAAATATTCGAGTTTCAGGAAATAATAATACTGTGGAAGGCATAAAGCTAACCGTAAGAGGTTCGTTTCCTTATGGCTATGGCAATATGTACGGTATAGGTAGAGGTAATGCTACTGGGTTAGACAAACGTTGTGCTTTATTAATTACAGGCGTGGGAAATACGGTTGATAATAGCGAATTTCAACATCGAGCATTTGGACATGTTATTTACATGCAGAAAAACGCCGATAAAACGCTTATAAAAAACACTTACATTGAAGGGGATGTACGCCCAAGTAACGACGCTTACACAGAAACCAATGATGGTGATTTACCAAAACGATTTAATTACAAAATGCCACTTGGCGAAATGCAAGGACTTCCTATTCCTCGTGATGTAATGTTTAATCTTACGGAAGATGGTATTCGCGCTTATAATATTCCAGGTTCTGTTACCGTCGAGAATTGTGTGGTTAAAAAATGCCGTGGTGGTATTAAATTGTACATGGCTAAAGGGAAAGTAACGGTTAAAAATAGCACGGTTTTAGATTGTGTTGTAGAGGGTTATTCTCTAAATAATGGAGGCGAAATGATTAATTGTAAAGGCAATGCCGCTTACGGACCGTTACTTTACATGCATTTCGATAAGGTATCAAACCAAAATATAGATTTAACTGTTTTACCAGCGCCTCATGCTGTCGGAAATCATGTGTTTGCTGCCATAAAAGGGCATGGACATAATATAAAATTAACGGCAGCTAATCCTTCAGAAACCATCGATAATATACTTAGGCCAATCGTGGTTGGTTATCCTGCTCGCTTTCAGTTTTTAACTACAGATTATCCAAATGTGCCTAAAGGTTACGAGGAAAATTTTAAGAAGCATTTTGGAAATAAAATGTATAGTGCGACAAATATTTCAATAAAAAACGGCACTAATTATCCGGTTGTTTTAGGTCATTTATCTGAAGAAAATCAAGTAAAAAGTAGTGGTAAAGTAACCGATTATGGAACAGCTAATCTTGTGAAAATCGATCCTGTTTCCGAAGAAAAAAAGTAG
- a CDS encoding DUF1080 domain-containing protein, whose product MNNLKLNFLVLTILTGINLSFSQIKLKGLEDFRTPQGDWFEVKSVEMDLVNYQFLHFKKGAGVFVNGETGKTEHLETHESYGDVELHIEFLLPKGSNSGVYFQSRYEIQIFDSYGKDDIAYSDCGGVYQRWDESKPKEEKGYEGISPRVNATLPLGEWQTYDIIFRAPKFDENGNKIKNAMFEKVILNGQIIHENKEVTGVTREGLDAAEVAFAPLRLQGDHGSVAFRNILIRKLDNIREAKFDTWVDLFENSKETGPNYDFIVNGDATEQEANTMFEYNGKELKAMYKWKKTAAPYGVAITKKAYSSYDLKFEFKWGERKFEPRLDKIRDAGLLYHCPVGSYAWPSSLEYQIQEGDCGDLWNILGAHCDVLKDGEIQKIQKKSYSSSKKWTNEEKPGWNQVLLQVRGDSAKYYLNGVLINEIINATYGGLSLKSGFIALQAEYSELIYRNIKIMETP is encoded by the coding sequence ATGAATAATTTAAAACTTAACTTTTTAGTCTTAACAATATTGACAGGGATTAACTTATCCTTCAGTCAAATAAAATTAAAAGGTCTTGAAGATTTTCGAACCCCTCAAGGTGATTGGTTTGAAGTGAAATCGGTTGAGATGGATTTGGTTAACTACCAATTTTTACATTTTAAAAAAGGTGCAGGTGTTTTTGTAAATGGAGAAACAGGCAAAACGGAACATCTAGAAACTCATGAGTCTTATGGCGATGTAGAATTGCATATTGAATTTCTATTGCCAAAAGGTTCCAATTCAGGAGTTTATTTTCAGAGTAGATACGAAATCCAAATTTTTGATAGTTACGGAAAAGATGATATAGCGTATTCCGATTGTGGAGGAGTTTATCAGCGTTGGGATGAAAGTAAACCTAAAGAAGAAAAAGGTTACGAAGGTATCTCGCCAAGAGTTAATGCAACATTACCGTTAGGAGAATGGCAGACTTACGATATCATTTTTAGAGCGCCGAAGTTTGATGAAAATGGAAATAAAATAAAAAACGCCATGTTCGAAAAGGTAATTCTTAACGGACAAATTATTCATGAAAACAAAGAAGTAACTGGAGTTACTCGTGAAGGTTTAGATGCTGCTGAGGTTGCTTTTGCTCCATTAAGGTTACAGGGCGATCATGGAAGTGTTGCTTTCAGAAATATTCTCATTAGAAAATTAGATAATATAAGAGAGGCTAAGTTTGATACATGGGTAGACCTTTTTGAGAATTCAAAAGAAACAGGACCCAATTACGATTTTATTGTAAATGGTGACGCTACAGAACAAGAAGCGAATACCATGTTTGAGTATAATGGAAAGGAGCTTAAAGCCATGTATAAGTGGAAGAAAACCGCCGCACCTTACGGGGTTGCGATTACCAAAAAAGCTTACAGCTCTTATGATTTGAAGTTTGAGTTTAAATGGGGTGAACGTAAATTTGAACCACGACTCGATAAAATACGGGATGCCGGTTTATTATATCATTGTCCTGTGGGGAGTTATGCTTGGCCATCAAGCTTGGAATATCAAATTCAAGAAGGCGATTGTGGCGATCTATGGAATATTTTGGGAGCGCATTGTGATGTTTTAAAAGATGGAGAAATTCAGAAAATTCAGAAAAAAAGCTATAGTAGTTCAAAAAAATGGACTAATGAAGAAAAACCAGGCTGGAATCAAGTCTTGTTGCAAGTTAGAGGTGATAGCGCAAAATACTATTTAAATGGGGTGTTAATCAATGAAATCATCAATGCAACTTATGGAGGTTTATCGCTTAAATCTGGATTTATAGCTCTTCAGGCAGAGTATTCTGAATTGATTTATCGAAATATAAAAATTATGGAAACACCATAA
- a CDS encoding right-handed parallel beta-helix repeat-containing protein, with the protein MTKSSSLLKKGIIIFLVLFLYQSHAQITVNSLEELIPYLEKNNVEVKMAPGVYSITAADVKNGLYPKSSFVGKECKVLLLFEGNNSTYDFSGVTIEVDTKVFQSYGNIRINEIQIVGNNNVLKNLTLIDDGSVYDGPTKGALNVCIDGKENLVEGFYVAAKGSFPYGYGDAFGKGGKNVIRHQKHSSCLIRGESNHLKNSTFIHRSYGHCLFMQAASNPTIEGCYVEGEMRSTDDMLLEKGTGSPADKVDFMTVWGYELPKGYMLSTGEAGIRAYNAGETIIDGKLIKRGTSNPTILNCTVKNMRTGVTLAHATGKKYVENCTVIGSENGFSLGSGDVVNCRADCSYGPVYSSTYENDKNFNADITIIPASNPYMNGSGSVAYIGGRGHNITLRGSNEGVEHGLQIKVGGLKNNIRLLNGNFPHQNDFKGSEFEINNLTDYPLYLSNKSLGVTGRTSGSIEDLGANNTIQLK; encoded by the coding sequence ATGACAAAAAGTAGCTCTCTTCTAAAAAAAGGTATTATCATTTTTTTAGTCTTATTTCTATATCAATCACATGCACAAATCACAGTAAACTCATTAGAAGAGTTAATTCCTTATCTCGAAAAAAATAACGTTGAGGTGAAAATGGCGCCTGGTGTTTACTCGATAACGGCTGCCGATGTAAAAAATGGTCTATATCCAAAATCATCCTTTGTAGGGAAGGAGTGTAAAGTGTTATTGCTTTTTGAAGGAAATAATAGCACCTACGATTTCTCAGGGGTTACCATTGAGGTGGATACAAAAGTGTTTCAATCTTATGGAAATATTAGAATTAACGAAATTCAAATTGTCGGTAATAATAATGTTCTTAAAAACCTAACATTAATAGATGATGGATCGGTTTATGATGGGCCAACAAAAGGCGCGTTAAATGTATGTATAGATGGAAAAGAGAATCTAGTTGAAGGCTTCTACGTAGCCGCTAAAGGATCGTTTCCTTATGGTTATGGCGATGCGTTTGGTAAAGGCGGAAAAAACGTAATTAGACACCAAAAACACAGTTCTTGTTTAATTCGTGGAGAATCTAATCACTTAAAAAACTCGACGTTTATTCATAGAAGTTACGGACATTGTTTGTTTATGCAAGCTGCAAGTAACCCAACAATAGAAGGTTGTTATGTAGAAGGCGAAATGCGTAGTACCGACGATATGCTATTGGAAAAAGGTACAGGCTCTCCTGCCGATAAAGTCGATTTTATGACGGTTTGGGGATACGAACTTCCAAAAGGCTACATGTTAAGTACAGGCGAAGCGGGTATTCGTGCTTATAACGCAGGTGAAACTATTATTGATGGTAAACTTATTAAGCGCGGCACATCGAACCCAACCATATTAAATTGTACCGTTAAAAATATGAGAACAGGTGTGACTTTAGCGCATGCAACTGGTAAAAAATATGTCGAAAATTGTACGGTTATTGGTAGTGAAAACGGATTCTCTTTAGGTTCTGGAGATGTGGTGAATTGTAGAGCTGATTGTAGTTATGGCCCGGTATATTCATCGACTTACGAAAATGATAAAAACTTTAATGCTGATATCACGATCATTCCTGCGAGTAATCCATACATGAATGGTTCTGGGAGTGTGGCTTATATAGGTGGTCGTGGTCATAATATCACTTTACGTGGAAGTAATGAAGGTGTCGAACACGGATTGCAAATTAAAGTTGGTGGTTTAAAAAATAACATTCGTTTATTAAATGGAAATTTCCCGCATCAAAACGACTTTAAAGGCTCTGAATTTGAAATTAATAACCTTACCGATTATCCATTATATCTTTCGAATAAAAGTTTAGGTGTTACAGGTAGAACGTCTGGGTCTATTGAAGATTTAGGTGCAAATAATACTATTCAATTAAAATAA
- a CDS encoding arylsulfatase: MRKRISLLFLVLIAIFSSFDRLSAQSKQKPNVIIVITDDQGKGDLACEGNKFVKTPNIDKFYSDAVRFTNYHVSTTCAPTRGAIMTGRHSNRVNVFHTINGRSILFEDEVTLPQIFAQNGYTNAMFGKWHLGDNYPFRPEDRGFHEVIRHGGGGAGQGPDYWGNDYFDDTYWHNSKMEKYDGYCSDVFFNGALDFIETNKDKPFFCYISTNAPHSPYNLPKNYFDLYQGKKYKDINERTLRFYGMITNIDDNFKKLEDKLDDLGIADNTIVIFTTDNGTAAGRSVYNAGLKGGKGSQYEGGHRVPLYIRWPDGKLTGGKDIDELVAHYDLLPTFVDLLGLDFNPVKKLDGKSLTPLLEAKNDTWENRILYMDTQREQNLIKYRKYTVMDKDWRLVDGKELYNINTDLGQENNIISAHPEVAERLGVGYESWWQSFVDEKVNERYAYIKVGSPKENPSRISAHDMIVGKYSGSWHQNGAITGTRAGGKWKIEFVEDGDYKISLRRFPRESNLAINATFPAQEKAIEYDKTSPAGVKSDFKEAFLYVANISKTLEIKADQDEVTFTGKIPAGKYDMEAQLIDELGRVHPAYYVYVEKIN, from the coding sequence ATGAGAAAGAGGATTTCATTACTATTTTTAGTCTTAATTGCAATATTTTCCAGTTTTGATAGGCTTTCGGCACAATCGAAACAAAAACCAAATGTCATTATTGTAATTACCGACGATCAAGGAAAAGGCGATTTAGCTTGCGAAGGGAATAAGTTTGTTAAAACACCAAATATCGATAAGTTTTATTCCGATGCGGTTCGTTTTACAAATTACCATGTGTCTACAACATGTGCGCCAACGCGTGGAGCAATCATGACGGGACGCCATAGTAATCGTGTTAATGTGTTTCATACTATAAATGGACGCTCTATTCTTTTTGAAGATGAAGTGACTTTACCTCAGATTTTTGCTCAAAACGGATATACTAATGCGATGTTCGGAAAATGGCATTTAGGTGATAATTATCCTTTTCGTCCTGAAGATAGAGGCTTTCATGAAGTTATTCGTCATGGTGGCGGAGGTGCAGGTCAAGGTCCAGATTACTGGGGTAACGATTATTTCGATGATACCTACTGGCACAATAGTAAAATGGAAAAGTACGATGGGTATTGCTCAGATGTGTTTTTCAATGGTGCTTTAGATTTTATTGAAACCAATAAAGACAAACCTTTTTTCTGCTATATTTCTACCAATGCACCGCATTCACCGTACAATCTTCCAAAAAATTATTTCGATTTATATCAAGGTAAAAAGTATAAAGACATCAATGAGAGAACCTTGCGTTTTTATGGAATGATTACCAATATTGACGACAATTTTAAAAAGTTAGAAGATAAATTAGACGATTTAGGTATCGCCGATAATACCATTGTAATTTTTACAACAGATAACGGTACAGCAGCAGGTAGAAGTGTTTACAATGCAGGCTTAAAAGGCGGTAAAGGTAGCCAATATGAAGGTGGACACCGTGTGCCACTATATATTAGATGGCCAGATGGAAAATTGACAGGCGGTAAAGATATTGATGAGTTAGTAGCGCATTACGATTTATTACCAACGTTTGTAGATTTATTAGGTTTAGATTTTAATCCGGTTAAAAAACTCGATGGTAAAAGTTTAACGCCTTTATTAGAAGCTAAGAATGATACTTGGGAAAACCGAATTTTATACATGGATACCCAAAGAGAACAAAACCTAATCAAGTATAGAAAATATACGGTTATGGACAAAGATTGGCGTTTAGTTGACGGTAAAGAGCTGTACAATATAAACACCGATTTAGGTCAAGAAAATAACATCATTTCTGCACACCCAGAAGTGGCAGAACGTTTAGGCGTAGGTTACGAAAGCTGGTGGCAATCTTTTGTAGACGAAAAAGTAAACGAACGTTATGCTTACATAAAAGTTGGTTCTCCAAAAGAAAACCCGAGTAGAATTTCAGCCCACGATATGATTGTTGGGAAATACAGTGGTTCATGGCATCAAAATGGTGCTATTACAGGAACGCGTGCTGGTGGTAAATGGAAAATAGAATTTGTTGAAGATGGCGATTATAAAATCAGTTTACGCAGATTTCCAAGAGAAAGCAACTTAGCTATCAATGCTACGTTTCCTGCTCAAGAAAAGGCTATTGAATATGATAAAACATCGCCAGCGGGTGTAAAATCAGATTTTAAAGAAGCTTTCTTATATGTAGCTAATATTTCTAAAACTTTAGAAATTAAAGCAGATCAAGATGAAGTAACTTTTACAGGGAAAATTCCAGCAGGAAAATACGATATGGAAGCACAACTTATAGATGAGTTAGGTCGTGTACATCCTGCATATTATGTATATGTTGAAAAAATAAATTAA
- a CDS encoding arylsulfatase, which produces MKKSRGLIAVILCALFMVSCKSEEKKTEVKKEKPNVILLVVDDQGYGDIGRLGNKEIKTPNIDNLYDVSARFTQYHVSPTCAPTRAALMTGHHSNRAGVWHTVNGRSLILDRETTIAQVFKDNGYATGIFGKWHLGDNYPFRPEDKGFEEVLVHSGGGIEQALDYWDNDYFNDTYKHNGELKKFEGFCTDIWFDNAKKYMAENQKNNKPFFCYLSTNAAHTPYFVDKKYSDPYENNENIPNAAFYGLISNVDENIGKLVAYLKEIDLMDNTILIFSTDNGTSAGAKIEKGGDRLDGFTDKGFNAGMRGIKASMYEGGHRVPLFIHWKDGGITTGKDINELTAHYDIAPTLVDLCGLEVKEDLKFDGKSLKPLIDGHNEAFVDRVVITNSQRTEVPEPWRRTAFMKGDWRLVNGAELYDLSKDPEQRINVADQFPEKMDAFKAEYDAWWKEISPSYSDQPYIIVGTPNENPTTLHGHDWHTTAAASPWHQRHIRQGYIDNGYWLVKVAESGTYNLKLRRWPIETGLPLNGVAPVRPTLEGTTVRESVKSKAFTIKNARIKIQDEEQSVVVDPNAEFVEFTVDLKAGETQLQTWFTLDSGEELGAYYTLVEKM; this is translated from the coding sequence ATGAAAAAAAGTAGAGGTCTTATTGCTGTAATTTTATGCGCCTTATTTATGGTGTCATGTAAATCGGAAGAAAAAAAGACTGAAGTAAAGAAAGAAAAACCAAACGTAATTTTACTTGTTGTAGATGATCAGGGTTATGGTGATATTGGACGCCTTGGTAACAAGGAAATTAAAACTCCAAACATTGATAATCTTTACGATGTAAGTGCGCGTTTTACACAATATCACGTGTCTCCAACTTGTGCGCCAACAAGAGCTGCTTTAATGACAGGGCATCACTCTAACAGAGCTGGTGTTTGGCATACTGTAAACGGGCGTTCGTTAATTTTAGATAGAGAGACAACCATTGCTCAGGTTTTTAAAGATAATGGTTATGCAACCGGAATTTTTGGAAAATGGCATTTAGGTGATAATTATCCATTTCGTCCAGAAGATAAAGGCTTCGAAGAAGTTTTAGTACACAGTGGTGGCGGTATTGAGCAAGCCTTGGATTATTGGGATAATGATTATTTTAATGATACCTACAAGCACAATGGTGAGTTAAAGAAGTTTGAAGGATTTTGTACTGATATTTGGTTCGATAACGCTAAAAAATATATGGCAGAAAATCAAAAGAATAATAAACCCTTCTTCTGTTATTTATCTACCAACGCAGCGCACACGCCATATTTTGTTGATAAGAAATATTCCGATCCTTATGAAAATAATGAAAACATACCAAATGCAGCCTTTTATGGTTTAATTTCTAATGTTGATGAAAATATAGGGAAACTAGTAGCGTATTTAAAAGAAATCGATTTAATGGATAACACCATTTTGATTTTCTCTACGGATAATGGAACTTCAGCAGGTGCCAAAATTGAAAAAGGAGGCGATCGTTTAGATGGTTTTACTGATAAAGGATTCAACGCTGGCATGCGTGGTATTAAAGCGAGTATGTATGAGGGTGGACACCGCGTACCATTATTCATTCACTGGAAAGATGGAGGAATTACTACCGGAAAAGATATTAACGAACTTACGGCACATTACGATATTGCACCAACTTTGGTCGATTTATGTGGTTTAGAAGTTAAAGAAGATTTAAAATTCGACGGAAAAAGTTTAAAACCATTAATCGATGGTCATAATGAAGCATTTGTAGATCGTGTAGTGATTACTAATTCGCAACGTACTGAAGTACCAGAACCTTGGAGAAGAACGGCTTTTATGAAAGGCGATTGGAGACTTGTTAATGGTGCCGAACTTTACGATTTAAGTAAAGATCCTGAGCAACGCATTAATGTTGCCGATCAGTTTCCAGAAAAAATGGATGCTTTTAAAGCAGAATATGATGCTTGGTGGAAAGAAATCTCTCCTAGTTATAGCGATCAACCTTATATTATAGTAGGTACTCCAAATGAAAACCCAACAACGTTACACGGTCATGATTGGCACACTACAGCCGCAGCAAGTCCATGGCACCAACGCCATATTAGACAAGGTTATATCGATAATGGTTATTGGTTAGTAAAGGTTGCTGAAAGTGGAACTTACAACTTAAAATTACGTCGTTGGCCAATAGAAACAGGTTTACCTTTAAATGGCGTGGCTCCGGTGCGTCCAACTTTAGAAGGCACAACGGTTAGAGAAAGTGTAAAAAGCAAAGCGTTCACTATCAAAAATGCTAGAATTAAAATTCAAGATGAAGAGCAGTCTGTTGTTGTAGATCCTAATGCGGAATTTGTAGAATTCACTGTAGATCTTAAAGCAGGAGAAACACAGCTTCAAACTTGGTTTACTTTAGATTCAGGTGAAGAATTAGGCGCATATTACACGCTCGTCGAAAAAATGTAA
- a CDS encoding TIM-barrel domain-containing protein, translating to MTKNICFLSITLLFLVSCNSKYKYNFEKSEHGLTIHQDSLNINVEIIDDAIIHVNKILNTSTPSTIPDYVTVLEPQNVDWEFKETSDRITISTKLVKIFVDSDGTITYEAKDGKDLLAETNQHTFINSEEEEGKEHNVSQGFQAGDEGLYGLGQYQSGIMNWKNVPIRLQQYNQEIAIPFLVSTKGYGIYWHNYSLTDFNNPENEIVFDSKAEVINNSEDTVAPVDGEKENVAAYAAKEAAEKNIRETTFTPTKTGEYTFLALSDNNGRMRGNINVSIDGDPVVNYSTIWMPRRYSGKKHLEAGKTYRVVFQNTGAKIPGKLFYNEPDFNKTVFSSTKGNAIDYYFVYGANPGEVISNYQELTGKAPMFSKKSYGFWQCRERYHNQEELLENAREMRDRNIPVDNIVQDWFYWPKGTKGPEWDRAKYPDPDAMVDELTKLNLNLMVSVWPEVKNKPLEEKYGLTKIESSNYIDIYDKKVSEQFYRALSDSMFHKGVKSIWLDGTEPEGVRDTKVSTAVGPYEEVQNPYSLEVTRAMYEGRREEFPNERVFNLTRSAYAGQQRYGATSWSGDVAGTWEQFAEQIPAGLNFTMAGVPYWTHDIGGFFRDSKSLNPIYDSQYTNPEYIELLTRWFQFGAFSPIFRIHGYVSETEIWRYNKDFETTARKFIDTRYKLMPYIYSEAWKVTTQGKLMMSPLVYHYPNDKNTWGIKDQFFFGESLMICNVTEYQQRQKEIYLPEGIWYNFWTGEKVKATGKITVETPLDETPIYVKAGSILPIGPKVQFATELTKDPIEIVVYPGADGEYVVYFDDNESYNYEDKTYSEVVFTYSDTDKTLKVTKGVDNYVVFEDLPKEFLIHTVDQGRAERIYFQGEETTIQF from the coding sequence ATGACAAAAAACATTTGCTTTCTAAGTATAACGCTTCTTTTTTTAGTAAGCTGTAACTCAAAATACAAATATAATTTTGAGAAATCGGAACATGGTCTCACCATCCATCAGGATAGTTTAAATATTAATGTTGAAATTATTGATGATGCCATTATTCATGTCAATAAAATACTGAATACAAGTACACCGTCAACAATTCCAGATTATGTTACAGTTTTAGAGCCTCAAAACGTAGATTGGGAGTTTAAAGAAACGTCAGACAGAATAACAATTAGTACCAAGTTGGTAAAAATATTTGTGGATAGTGATGGCACGATAACTTATGAAGCAAAGGATGGTAAAGATTTATTAGCCGAAACCAATCAGCATACTTTTATTAATTCTGAAGAAGAAGAAGGAAAGGAACACAACGTTTCGCAAGGGTTTCAAGCAGGAGATGAAGGTTTGTATGGTTTAGGGCAATATCAAAGTGGTATCATGAACTGGAAAAATGTACCAATTCGTTTACAGCAATACAATCAAGAAATAGCGATTCCGTTTTTAGTTTCAACTAAAGGTTATGGTATTTATTGGCATAATTATAGTCTTACCGATTTTAATAATCCTGAAAATGAGATCGTATTTGATTCTAAAGCCGAAGTTATTAATAATAGTGAAGATACAGTAGCGCCTGTTGATGGTGAAAAGGAAAATGTAGCTGCTTATGCCGCTAAAGAGGCTGCCGAAAAAAACATACGCGAAACTACGTTTACACCAACAAAAACTGGAGAATATACCTTTTTAGCTTTAAGTGATAACAACGGCCGTATGCGAGGGAATATTAATGTATCCATCGATGGCGACCCTGTTGTTAATTATTCAACAATATGGATGCCTAGACGATATTCTGGTAAAAAACATTTGGAAGCAGGCAAAACATATAGAGTAGTGTTCCAAAATACAGGAGCAAAAATACCTGGAAAATTATTTTATAATGAACCTGATTTCAACAAAACCGTTTTTAGTAGTACTAAAGGAAATGCCATCGATTATTACTTCGTTTATGGAGCTAACCCTGGAGAGGTTATATCAAACTATCAAGAGCTAACAGGCAAGGCGCCTATGTTTTCTAAAAAATCTTATGGTTTCTGGCAATGTAGAGAACGCTATCATAATCAAGAGGAATTGTTAGAAAATGCTCGCGAAATGAGAGATCGAAATATTCCTGTTGATAACATTGTTCAAGATTGGTTTTACTGGCCAAAAGGCACTAAAGGACCAGAGTGGGATAGAGCTAAATATCCAGATCCAGATGCTATGGTAGATGAGCTGACTAAGCTGAATTTAAATTTAATGGTTTCTGTTTGGCCAGAGGTTAAAAATAAACCTTTAGAGGAAAAGTATGGGCTTACTAAAATAGAAAGTAGTAATTATATCGATATTTATGATAAAAAAGTAAGTGAGCAATTTTATCGCGCCTTAAGTGATTCTATGTTTCATAAAGGTGTAAAATCTATTTGGTTAGATGGTACAGAACCAGAAGGAGTAAGAGATACAAAAGTAAGTACTGCCGTTGGACCTTATGAAGAAGTTCAAAATCCTTATTCTTTAGAAGTAACAAGAGCCATGTACGAAGGTCGAAGAGAAGAGTTTCCTAACGAGCGTGTTTTTAACTTAACAAGATCGGCTTATGCTGGACAACAACGTTACGGAGCAACATCCTGGTCTGGCGATGTCGCTGGAACTTGGGAGCAGTTTGCAGAACAAATTCCTGCAGGATTGAATTTTACAATGGCTGGCGTACCGTATTGGACACATGATATTGGTGGTTTCTTTAGAGATTCTAAGTCGTTAAATCCTATTTACGATAGTCAATACACTAATCCGGAATATATAGAACTGCTTACACGTTGGTTTCAATTTGGAGCGTTTAGTCCTATTTTTAGAATCCATGGTTATGTTTCAGAAACTGAAATTTGGAGATATAACAAAGATTTTGAAACTACAGCTCGCAAATTTATAGATACCAGATATAAATTGATGCCATATATTTATTCTGAAGCTTGGAAAGTAACAACTCAAGGTAAATTAATGATGTCGCCACTTGTGTATCATTACCCAAATGATAAAAATACTTGGGGTATTAAAGATCAATTCTTTTTTGGAGAATCGTTAATGATTTGCAATGTTACCGAATATCAACAACGTCAAAAAGAAATTTATTTGCCAGAAGGTATTTGGTATAATTTCTGGACAGGTGAAAAAGTAAAAGCTACCGGGAAAATTACTGTTGAAACGCCTTTAGATGAAACTCCAATTTATGTAAAAGCAGGAAGTATTTTACCAATAGGTCCAAAAGTTCAGTTTGCTACAGAATTAACAAAAGATCCAATTGAAATTGTAGTCTATCCTGGAGCTGATGGAGAATATGTAGTCTATTTTGACGATAACGAATCGTATAATTATGAGGATAAAACCTATTCTGAAGTGGTTTTTACTTATTCAGATACTGATAAAACACTAAAAGTAACTAAAGGCGTTGACAATTATGTTGTGTTTGAAGATTTACCAAAAGAGTTCCTAATACACACAGTAGATCAAGGCCGAGCAGAAAGAATTTATTTTCAAGGCGAAGAAACTACTATTCAGTTTTAG